Proteins from a genomic interval of Amycolatopsis sp. cg13:
- a CDS encoding NAD(P)H-quinone oxidoreductase: MHAITIREPGAPDVLEWTEVPDPEPGPGEVLLDVTASAVNRADLLQRQGNYPPPPGASDILGLECSGTIAELGEGVEGWQVGDEVCALLAGGGYAERVAVPAGQLLPVPAEVDTVSAAGLPEVACTVWANVVMHAGLGEGQVLLVHGGAGGIGTHAIQVGKALGATVAVTAGSPERLERCRQLGADLTINYKEQDFVEVLRAETKGADVILDNMGAKYLDRNVDALAADGRLVIIGMQGGIKGELNIGKLLGKRASVYAAGLRSRPLDQKAAIVADVRKRLWPLVEQGSVQPIVGDVVPMAEAATAHRLLEEGSIFGKVLLAAKS, encoded by the coding sequence ATGCACGCGATCACTATCCGCGAACCCGGCGCCCCTGACGTGCTCGAATGGACCGAGGTCCCCGATCCGGAGCCCGGTCCCGGCGAGGTACTGCTGGACGTCACGGCCAGTGCGGTCAACCGAGCCGACCTGCTGCAGCGGCAAGGCAACTATCCGCCGCCGCCCGGGGCGAGCGACATCCTCGGCCTGGAATGCTCCGGCACGATCGCCGAACTCGGCGAGGGCGTCGAGGGCTGGCAGGTCGGCGACGAGGTGTGCGCATTGCTCGCCGGCGGCGGGTACGCCGAGCGCGTCGCGGTCCCGGCCGGGCAGCTGCTGCCGGTGCCCGCCGAGGTCGACACGGTCTCCGCGGCCGGGCTGCCCGAGGTGGCCTGCACGGTGTGGGCGAACGTCGTGATGCACGCCGGTCTCGGCGAAGGCCAGGTGCTGCTGGTGCACGGCGGCGCGGGCGGCATCGGCACGCACGCGATCCAGGTGGGCAAGGCACTCGGCGCGACCGTCGCGGTCACCGCGGGTTCGCCGGAGCGGCTCGAACGTTGCCGTCAGCTCGGCGCCGACCTCACGATCAACTACAAGGAACAGGATTTCGTCGAGGTGCTGCGTGCCGAAACGAAGGGGGCCGACGTCATCCTCGACAACATGGGCGCGAAGTACCTGGACCGCAACGTCGACGCGCTCGCCGCCGACGGCCGTCTGGTCATCATCGGCATGCAGGGCGGGATCAAGGGCGAGCTGAACATCGGCAAGCTGCTCGGCAAACGCGCGAGCGTGTACGCGGCCGGGCTGCGGTCGCGGCCGCTGGACCAGAAAGCGGCGATCGTCGCGGATGTCCGGAAACGGTTGTGGCCGTTGGTGGAACAGGGTTCGGTGCAGCCGATCGTCGGCGACGTGGTGCCGATGGCCGAGGCCGCGACCGCGCATCGGCTGCTCGAGGAAGGCAGCATCTTCGGGAAGGTGCTGCTGGCCGCGAAGTCGTGA
- a CDS encoding cysteine desulfurase-like protein yields the protein MAFDVARIRGLFPALGDGWIHFDGTAGMLVPEQVASAVSTAMRAPVSGPGGAFPASQRAESIVTAARRAVADLVGADPASVVLGPSAPVLLRRLVDALAERWTIGDEVVVSRLDEEANIAPWRRAAKRVGAVLRWSEIDIETCELPAWQYENLVSARTKAVSVTLASGSVGTRPDVPTVIEFAKRVGALVVVDATYAAPFVPLDLQELGADVMVVSAPSWGGPAVGALVFRDPELLERISSVSLDPAATGPARLELGPHAYPLLAGLIASIDYLAGLDDAATGSRRERLVTSLGSAKSYHAGLLAQLSTELRSLRHVMVIGDAMRRIPALAFAVAGAKASQVAEYLASQGLCAFADDGTSGVFASLGVGEVGGAVRIGLAHYSNVFEINQLVRVLEELR from the coding sequence ATGGCGTTCGACGTCGCTCGTATCCGTGGGCTGTTCCCCGCGCTTGGCGACGGCTGGATTCACTTCGACGGCACCGCCGGAATGCTCGTGCCCGAACAGGTCGCTTCGGCCGTTTCGACGGCGATGCGGGCGCCGGTGTCCGGGCCGGGCGGAGCATTTCCGGCCTCCCAGCGGGCGGAAAGCATCGTCACCGCGGCCCGCCGGGCCGTGGCCGATCTGGTCGGGGCGGACCCGGCTTCCGTCGTGCTCGGACCGAGCGCGCCGGTCCTGCTGCGCAGGCTCGTGGACGCGCTCGCCGAACGCTGGACGATCGGCGACGAGGTCGTCGTCTCGCGGCTCGACGAGGAGGCCAACATCGCGCCCTGGCGGCGTGCCGCGAAACGCGTCGGCGCGGTCCTGCGCTGGAGCGAGATCGACATCGAGACCTGCGAACTGCCCGCGTGGCAGTACGAGAACCTCGTGTCCGCGCGGACGAAAGCGGTGTCGGTGACGCTGGCGTCCGGGTCCGTCGGGACGCGGCCGGACGTGCCGACGGTGATCGAATTCGCCAAGCGCGTCGGCGCGCTCGTGGTGGTCGACGCGACCTACGCGGCCCCGTTCGTGCCGCTTGACCTGCAGGAACTCGGTGCCGACGTCATGGTCGTCTCCGCTCCCTCGTGGGGCGGACCGGCTGTTGGCGCGCTCGTGTTCCGCGATCCGGAGCTGCTGGAGCGCATCTCGTCGGTGTCGCTCGACCCGGCCGCCACCGGTCCCGCGCGGCTCGAACTCGGGCCGCACGCGTACCCGCTGCTGGCCGGTCTCATCGCCTCGATCGACTACCTCGCCGGCCTGGACGACGCCGCGACCGGCTCCCGCCGCGAGCGTCTGGTGACGTCGCTCGGCTCGGCCAAGTCGTACCACGCGGGCCTGCTCGCGCAGCTGTCCACGGAACTGCGCTCGCTGCGCCACGTGATGGTGATCGGCGACGCGATGCGCCGGATCCCCGCGCTCGCCTTCGCCGTGGCCGGCGCGAAAGCCTCGCAGGTCGCCGAATACCTGGCGTCGCAAGGCCTGTGCGCTTTCGCCGACGACGGCACCAGCGGCGTTTTCGCGTCGCTGGGCGTCGGCGAGGTCGGCGGAGCGGTGCGGATCGGGCTCGCGCACTACTCCAACGTGTTCGAGATCAACCAGCTGGTGCGGGTGCTCGAAGAACTGCGCTGA